From Amyelois transitella isolate CPQ chromosome 2, ilAmyTran1.1, whole genome shotgun sequence:
tgaagcaTTACAAACAACTTAAACTAACGacgatttaaattatttctttttctcttcCCTCTCTTTCTTATCTCCCTTTACTTTCTCTTCTGTCTTCTTATCGTCTTTGTCATCCTTCTTATCTTTCTTCTCTTTAGAATCATCTTTCTTTCCTTCTTCTGCATCTCTATTTGTGATTTTGTTGTTGATAAGATTGTGAAGTGCTATTATAGATCTAACAAGAGCTGCAAGGTATACAACAAGGGATTGatcatttgttttaatgtaaaGGTTGTCAATGAAGTTGTCATTGGCAATATCAGGCAAAAGGTTGAATATATCCTGGAGCTGATAAATGATTTGGTGATTCATAGGCAGGGAGCCTTGGCCAACTTGTAATAGATAATCCCTGATCTCACTCAGTTGAGAGTGGAGCCCTCGGAGCCCGAGCAATTGATTGTTGATCCTTTGGGAGAGACTGCCTACTGTTGTATCCTTGATGTCTCTCAAAAGATGTTCTACTCCAACCTCTTCTGCTTCTTCAGCTCCAATTTCACTGGGCACATGCTCAAAGGTTCTGCTAGTTGGGCTGCCATCATCATGAACTTCTTCAACAGCCTGGTAGGCCTCAGTGGGCAGCCCGAGATCCTTCGGTTTAGCATCAATGATTACTAAGACTGAGTTTGGGCAGTACCGTCTAATTAGTTCATTTATAGCCACATCATTCTGGTGTAGCTTTGGCCCTGTGTGGTACCAGCCCACCACTTTCTCACGGGCATTGACCTTTTTAAACATGCCATACATGTTTTCAAGGTAATCATGGTCCAAGAACCATACAGATTTAtctttatcatcttcatcaaatggaactgaaaataataaaaatcattttattaataatagctTATACAGTAAATAAACTGAGTATATACAATATACCATACAGCTACCAGGTCTGtgttcttaaataaaattaaaccttaTCTAGATTGATCATATTAAGGAtctaaagaagaaaataaatgattaagaTTGCTTAGacttaaaatgataaattgcattgctattaaattttttttttaatttcattcatatataaaaagatacttttataaaatagaataagatAATCAATTATTGAACCGATCACCCGGCTCGACCTGAAAGGGCCCCAACTAAGACAAAAAATCCAGGACAATGGTGAATCACATATACACACGTATTTTAGAAGAGATGATGCTTCAAATAGTAAGTCAAGCAATATACGGGGAATATCTTTGTTTAGATGGTAACGAAAGTATTCCTgtattggtaaataaataaatacctgcGAAACTGTTCGACACATCGAGTACTCCTTTGGCTCTCCAACAACCCAAGAGTACGCCAACAACGCGTTTTTGGTTACCAATCTTTCCCATTCGATTGAAA
This genomic window contains:
- the LOC106143148 gene encoding 26S proteasome non-ATPase regulatory subunit 7, which produces MPSQEVVTTKVVVHPLVLLSVVDHFNRMGKIGNQKRVVGVLLGCWRAKGVLDVSNSFAVPFDEDDKDKSVWFLDHDYLENMYGMFKKVNAREKVVGWYHTGPKLHQNDVAINELIRRYCPNSVLVIIDAKPKDLGLPTEAYQAVEEVHDDGSPTSRTFEHVPSEIGAEEAEEVGVEHLLRDIKDTTVGSLSQRINNQLLGLRGLHSQLSEIRDYLLQVGQGSLPMNHQIIYQLQDIFNLLPDIANDNFIDNLYIKTNDQSLVVYLAALVRSIIALHNLINNKITNRDAEEGKKDDSKEKKDKKDDKDDKKTEEKVKGDKKEREEKKK